Proteins from a genomic interval of Providencia stuartii:
- the rpoN gene encoding RNA polymerase factor sigma-54, whose amino-acid sequence MKQSLQLRISQQLAMTPQLQQAIRLLQLSTLELQQEIQLALETNPLLEQEENANELDSLDDIDIDTDSSEIDTKDALEKGDMPDELPLDANWDEIYTAGTPSGTSNDYSFDELPVYQGETTQTLQDYLQWQSELTPFTDTDRAIATAIIDSIDDSGYLTTSITDIHEGIDNPDITLEEVSAVLKRIQHFDPLGVAAQDLKECLLIQLSLYPKNTPGLEEARTIIRQHIDLLANRDFRQLTKLTRLKEDALKTAIDLILTLNPKPGQSINTGESEYVIPDVLVKKINGHWQVELNTDSIPKLSINNHYASLIKDSVSESDSQYIRSNLQDAKWLIKSLESRNETLLKVATCIVEQQQEFFELGDEYMKPMILADIAYQVDMHESTISRVTTQKYLHSPRGIFELKYFFSSHVSTDTGGEASSTAIRALVKKLVAAENPAKPLSDSKLTSMLAEQGIQVARRTVAKYRESLSIPPSNQRKKLV is encoded by the coding sequence ATGAAGCAAAGTTTGCAGCTCAGAATCAGTCAGCAACTTGCAATGACACCCCAACTGCAACAGGCTATCCGCCTGTTGCAGCTCTCTACACTTGAGCTACAACAAGAAATCCAACTCGCTCTAGAAACCAACCCCCTTCTAGAACAAGAAGAAAATGCCAATGAATTAGATTCGCTGGATGACATCGATATCGACACTGATAGTAGCGAAATCGATACCAAAGATGCTCTCGAAAAGGGTGATATGCCTGATGAGCTCCCACTGGATGCCAATTGGGATGAGATTTACACCGCTGGCACACCTTCAGGCACCAGCAACGACTACAGTTTCGATGAATTACCGGTCTACCAAGGGGAAACGACACAAACCCTACAGGACTATTTGCAGTGGCAATCCGAGTTAACTCCTTTTACCGATACGGATCGTGCTATTGCGACAGCAATTATTGATTCTATTGATGATTCAGGCTATCTCACCACATCAATTACCGATATCCATGAAGGTATTGATAACCCTGATATCACTTTGGAAGAAGTGAGCGCGGTTTTAAAACGAATCCAACATTTTGATCCCCTTGGAGTGGCGGCACAAGACCTTAAAGAATGTTTACTCATTCAGCTATCTCTCTATCCGAAAAATACCCCTGGATTAGAGGAAGCTCGTACGATTATTCGCCAACACATCGATTTACTGGCAAATCGCGATTTTCGCCAGCTCACTAAGCTGACTCGATTAAAAGAAGATGCACTAAAAACCGCTATTGATCTGATATTGACGTTGAATCCCAAACCCGGCCAATCCATCAATACCGGAGAGTCTGAATATGTCATTCCTGATGTTTTAGTGAAAAAAATCAATGGACACTGGCAAGTTGAATTAAATACAGATAGCATCCCTAAACTAAGTATTAACAATCACTATGCTTCACTGATAAAAGATTCAGTAAGCGAAAGTGATTCACAGTATATTCGTAGCAATTTGCAGGATGCTAAATGGCTGATTAAGAGTTTGGAAAGTCGCAATGAGACCTTGTTAAAAGTCGCAACTTGCATTGTTGAACAGCAACAAGAATTTTTCGAACTCGGCGATGAATATATGAAACCCATGATATTGGCTGATATTGCTTATCAGGTCGATATGCATGAATCGACAATATCGAGAGTCACAACGCAAAAATATCTCCATAGCCCTAGGGGAATTTTTGAATTGAAGTATTTTTTCTCTAGCCATGTGAGTACCGATACTGGAGGAGAAGCTTCCTCAACGGCAATACGTGCGTTAGTGAAAAAACTGGTTGCTGCTGAAAATCCAGCAAAACCATTGAGTGACAGTAAATTGACCAGCATGCTGGCCGAACAGGGCATTCAGGTTGCTCGTCGAACTGTCGCTAAGTACCGTGAATCGTTATCTATTCCGCCCTCAAATCAACGTAAAAAGTTGGTTTAA
- the nit1 gene encoding deaminated glutathione amidase, whose translation MKNGNVALLQLCSGKNTKHNLAQIEQQIKQLPETVELVLTPENALLFADAATYRKQAEIEGQGPLQEAIAMMAKRYKVWILIGSMPLISREDPERITSSSILIDSQGKIQARYDKIHMFDVNIEDEQGTYNESVIYQRGEHITVVDTPVGRLGMTICYDLRFPGLFQALREQGAEIISVPAAFTRYTGKAHWEPLLRARAIENQCFILAPAQVGVHGTRRTWGHTLAVDGWGKVMKKNVDAVASTVLNIQTESLHGMREQIRVVKHNRFRPQLTSLIKKETEKE comes from the coding sequence ATGAAAAATGGCAATGTTGCACTTTTGCAGTTATGCAGCGGTAAAAATACTAAACATAATTTGGCACAGATTGAGCAGCAAATTAAGCAGTTGCCAGAGACTGTTGAGCTAGTATTGACACCTGAAAATGCATTGTTGTTTGCGGATGCGGCGACTTACCGTAAGCAAGCTGAAATAGAAGGACAAGGTCCTCTGCAAGAAGCTATCGCGATGATGGCAAAACGCTATAAGGTATGGATCCTCATTGGTTCAATGCCATTGATTAGCCGTGAAGATCCTGAGCGGATTACGAGCAGCAGTATTTTAATCGACTCCCAAGGAAAAATTCAGGCGCGTTATGACAAAATTCATATGTTTGACGTGAATATTGAAGATGAACAGGGGACTTATAATGAGTCTGTGATTTATCAGCGCGGCGAACACATTACAGTGGTGGATACACCCGTCGGTCGCTTAGGGATGACGATTTGTTATGATCTTCGTTTCCCTGGCTTATTTCAGGCTTTGCGTGAGCAAGGTGCTGAAATTATTTCTGTCCCTGCCGCTTTCACACGTTATACCGGCAAAGCACATTGGGAGCCATTGTTAAGAGCAAGAGCGATTGAGAACCAATGCTTTATACTCGCACCTGCTCAGGTTGGTGTGCATGGAACCCGTAGAACATGGGGACATACCTTAGCCGTTGATGGCTGGGGCAAAGTAATGAAAAAGAATGTTGATGCTGTCGCTTCAACAGTTTTAAATATTCAAACAGAGAGTTTACATGGGATGCGGGAACAAATTCGAGTGGTAAAACATAACCGCTTTAGACCGCAACTGACGTCATTGATTAAAAAAGAAACAGAAAAAGAGTAA
- the npr gene encoding PTS phosphocarrier protein NPr: MTLKATITLKNRLGMHARPAMLLYELVQKFNSRVILRNNNHIEAEADSVIAMLMLDSEQGSTIDIEVSGPDEDQALSAIINLFESGFDES, encoded by the coding sequence ATGACACTAAAAGCGACCATCACCTTAAAAAACCGGCTTGGCATGCATGCTAGGCCGGCAATGTTACTTTATGAATTAGTTCAAAAATTTAACTCTAGAGTTATTTTACGCAATAATAATCATATCGAGGCTGAGGCGGATAGCGTTATTGCGATGTTGATGTTAGACTCAGAGCAAGGAAGTACCATTGATATTGAGGTTAGCGGCCCTGATGAAGATCAGGCTTTATCCGCGATAATTAACCTGTTCGAAAGTGGATTTGATGAAAGTTAG
- the rapZ gene encoding RNase adapter RapZ, which yields MVLMIVSGRSGSGKSVALRALEDMGFYCVDNLPVVLLPELANSLADRNISAAVSIDVRNMPDNPEIFEEALDRLPASFSPQLLFLDADRNTLIRRYSDTRRLHPLSSKNLSLESAIDEENELLEPLRSRADLVIDTSEMSVHELAEMLRTRLMGKRERELTMVFESFGFKHGIPIDADYVFDVRFLPNPHWDPKLRPMTGLDRPVAAFLDRHTEVHNFIYQTRSYLELWLPMLETNNRSYLTVAIGCTGGKHRSVYIAEQLADYFRSRGKNVQSRHRTLEKRK from the coding sequence ATGGTGCTGATGATTGTCAGCGGCCGTTCCGGTTCGGGAAAATCCGTTGCCTTACGTGCGCTGGAAGATATGGGTTTCTATTGTGTGGATAACCTGCCGGTTGTGCTGCTTCCAGAACTGGCCAATTCACTCGCAGATCGTAATATTTCAGCCGCTGTGAGCATTGATGTGCGTAATATGCCCGATAACCCAGAGATCTTTGAAGAGGCATTAGATAGATTACCTGCTAGTTTTTCGCCTCAACTCTTGTTTCTGGATGCTGATCGCAACACATTAATTCGCCGCTATAGCGATACGCGTAGGTTACATCCTCTTTCCAGTAAAAATTTATCGCTAGAGAGTGCGATAGATGAAGAAAACGAGCTGTTAGAACCACTACGCTCTCGTGCTGATTTAGTGATAGACACCTCTGAAATGTCAGTGCATGAATTAGCAGAGATGTTGAGAACACGTTTAATGGGCAAACGTGAACGTGAGCTCACCATGGTGTTTGAATCTTTTGGTTTCAAACACGGTATCCCTATCGATGCGGATTATGTTTTTGATGTCCGCTTTTTACCCAATCCGCACTGGGATCCTAAATTACGCCCAATGACAGGGTTAGATCGCCCCGTTGCTGCATTCTTAGATAGGCATACTGAGGTCCATAACTTTATTTATCAAACACGCAGCTACCTAGAATTGTGGCTGCCAATGCTTGAAACAAATAATCGTAGTTATCTGACTGTCGCTATAGGCTGTACTGGCGGTAAACACCGTTCTGTTTATATTGCTGAACAGCTAGCTGATTATTTTCGTTCCCGCGGCAAAAACGTACAGTCCCGCCACCGAACGTTAGAAAAACGGAAATAA
- a CDS encoding YcxB family protein, which translates to MVDPIRVTLNRNEYIRFNNYCYKNNYFYKGKSSSIPLVMFIIFIVVFVVALQLLNITLAQISMALLISLCLFLFIAARILQTFRCAIPDPDSLLFSEKQYYFDEQGIHETSEYGSSFIKWEKFTFIRTDGDLLYLFFDRVSTIIIPARCFVSTEESQQFVHMVKKHATNLLME; encoded by the coding sequence ATGGTAGACCCCATTCGAGTAACATTAAATCGTAATGAATATATACGGTTCAATAACTACTGCTATAAAAATAATTATTTTTATAAGGGGAAAAGTTCGTCCATTCCTTTGGTGATGTTTATCATTTTTATTGTTGTATTTGTGGTGGCGTTGCAACTGCTTAACATCACATTGGCCCAAATTTCGATGGCATTGCTTATTTCACTGTGCTTATTTTTATTTATAGCGGCTCGAATATTACAGACCTTCCGGTGTGCAATACCTGATCCCGATAGCTTACTTTTTTCTGAAAAGCAGTATTATTTTGATGAACAAGGCATTCATGAAACCAGCGAATATGGCTCTTCATTTATCAAGTGGGAAAAATTTACGTTTATCCGAACAGATGGCGATTTGTTATACCTGTTTTTTGACCGTGTCAGTACCATTATTATTCCTGCTCGTTGTTTTGTATCGACAGAGGAAAGTCAACAGTTCGTGCATATGGTAAAAAAACATGCCACGAATTTGTTGATGGAATGA
- the ptsN gene encoding PTS IIA-like nitrogen regulatory protein PtsN: MNSDIEIQLSAVLSPACTRNNLVCTSKKRALEIISELAAAELGLPENTVFEALLTREKVGTTGIGSGIAIPHGKLAEGEHTQAVGVFLHLEEPIAFDAIDNQPVDLLFALLVPADQCKTHLHTLSLIAKKLADKSFCKRLRSAQSDAELYSIITE, from the coding sequence ATGAACAGTGATATAGAAATCCAATTAAGCGCCGTATTATCACCAGCCTGTACACGTAATAACCTTGTCTGTACTAGCAAGAAAAGGGCTCTCGAGATTATTAGTGAACTCGCTGCCGCAGAGTTGGGATTACCGGAAAATACGGTATTTGAAGCATTACTCACCAGAGAAAAAGTCGGAACAACAGGTATTGGTAGTGGGATCGCCATTCCTCACGGTAAGTTAGCAGAAGGTGAACATACGCAAGCTGTTGGCGTTTTTTTGCATCTTGAAGAGCCTATTGCCTTTGATGCCATCGACAATCAACCTGTCGATCTGCTTTTTGCATTACTTGTGCCTGCCGATCAGTGCAAAACACACCTGCACACGTTATCGTTAATCGCCAAAAAATTAGCAGACAAATCTTTTTGTAAGCGTCTAAGATCGGCACAAAGCGACGCTGAGCTATATAGTATTATTACTGAGTAA
- the tldD gene encoding metalloprotease TldD, with product MSLASVSEHLLAANGLDHQKLYDTLGLLSERKLDYADLYFQSSYHEAWVLEDRIIKDGSYNIDQGVGVRAVNGEKTGFAYADQISLMALQQSATAARSIVNEQGHGKSQILTEVDYKKLYSATDPLQSLSREEKIALLHRVDQVARAEDPRVIEVNASLTGVYEQVLVAATDGTLAADIRPLVRLSVSVLVEHEGKRERGGSGGGGRYGYEYFLGIHQGQVLAEQYAKEAVRMALVNLSAIAAPAGMMPVVLGAGWPGVLLHEAVGHGLEGDFNRRGTSVFSGQIGELVASPLCTVVDDGTIAGRRGSLAIDDEGVPGQYNVLIENGVLKNYIQDKLNARLMGVAPTGNARRESYAHLPMPRMTNTYMLAGSSTPEDIIASVDKGIYAPNFGGGQVDITSGKFVFSTSEAYLIEKGKITSPVKGATLIGSGVEAMQQISMVGNDLALDKGVGVCGKEGQSVPVGVGQPTLKLDKMTVGGTA from the coding sequence ATGAGTTTAGCTTCTGTCAGCGAACATTTGCTGGCTGCCAATGGTCTTGACCACCAAAAACTGTATGACACATTAGGTTTATTATCTGAGCGTAAGCTCGATTATGCCGATCTTTATTTTCAATCGAGCTATCACGAAGCATGGGTGTTAGAAGATCGTATTATCAAAGATGGCTCTTATAATATTGACCAAGGTGTTGGTGTTCGAGCTGTAAATGGTGAAAAAACAGGATTTGCCTATGCAGATCAGATTTCGTTGATGGCATTACAACAAAGTGCGACAGCTGCACGTAGCATTGTTAACGAACAAGGTCATGGCAAATCACAGATTTTAACCGAGGTAGATTACAAGAAGCTATACTCGGCAACGGACCCACTACAAAGCTTATCTCGCGAAGAAAAAATTGCCTTATTGCATCGCGTCGATCAGGTAGCCCGAGCCGAAGATCCTCGCGTGATCGAAGTTAATGCAAGCCTTACGGGGGTTTATGAGCAGGTACTCGTTGCTGCGACTGATGGAACATTAGCGGCTGATATTCGCCCATTGGTTCGTTTATCAGTCAGTGTGCTAGTGGAACATGAAGGTAAGCGCGAGCGTGGCGGCAGTGGCGGTGGTGGTCGCTACGGCTATGAGTATTTCCTTGGAATTCATCAAGGTCAGGTGCTAGCAGAGCAGTATGCTAAAGAAGCGGTGCGTATGGCGCTGGTTAATTTATCTGCAATAGCTGCGCCTGCGGGTATGATGCCTGTTGTATTGGGCGCGGGCTGGCCGGGAGTCCTCCTTCACGAAGCGGTTGGGCATGGTTTAGAAGGTGACTTTAACCGCCGTGGCACTTCTGTGTTCTCTGGGCAAATTGGTGAATTGGTCGCCTCTCCGCTTTGCACTGTTGTCGATGATGGAACCATCGCAGGTCGCCGAGGGTCCTTAGCTATTGATGATGAAGGTGTTCCTGGTCAATATAATGTGTTGATTGAAAACGGAGTCTTGAAAAATTATATTCAAGATAAGTTGAATGCACGTTTGATGGGGGTTGCGCCAACAGGGAATGCACGGCGTGAATCGTATGCGCATTTACCGATGCCGCGTATGACGAATACCTATATGCTAGCAGGCTCTTCAACACCTGAGGATATTATTGCTAGTGTGGATAAAGGCATTTATGCACCTAATTTTGGTGGTGGCCAAGTCGATATCACTTCGGGTAAGTTTGTTTTCTCCACATCTGAAGCCTATCTCATTGAAAAGGGTAAAATTACCTCGCCTGTTAAAGGTGCAACTTTGATTGGCTCTGGCGTTGAAGCCATGCAGCAAATTTCCATGGTAGGCAACGACCTTGCGCTTGATAAAGGGGTTGGCGTGTGTGGTAAAGAAGGGCAAAGTGTTCCTGTTGGGGTTGGGCAGCCGACACTGAAACTGGATAAAATGACCGTTGGTGGTACAGCTTAA
- a CDS encoding ribonuclease domain-containing protein gives MNKRIISMLLMAVLIALSLYFNAGEQQEKKQAEKPASTSEQAIQNQHVQQIDELTKQANVVGYMQKHHQLPRFYVTKKEARRAGWNPKQGNLCDVLPGKAIGGDRFSNREQRLPIAPNRQWYEADLNYNCGHRGADRLLYSSDGMIYVTRDHYKSFQEIN, from the coding sequence ATGAATAAACGTATTATTTCTATGCTGTTGATGGCTGTGTTGATCGCACTTAGCTTATATTTTAATGCGGGCGAGCAACAAGAGAAAAAGCAGGCTGAAAAGCCTGCTTCAACATCAGAGCAAGCAATACAGAATCAACATGTTCAACAAATAGATGAGCTAACAAAACAAGCCAATGTGGTGGGGTATATGCAAAAACACCATCAATTGCCCCGTTTTTATGTCACTAAAAAGGAAGCTCGTCGGGCAGGATGGAACCCTAAGCAAGGCAACTTGTGTGATGTGCTCCCAGGTAAAGCTATCGGTGGTGACCGTTTTTCAAATCGTGAACAGCGTTTACCTATTGCACCAAATCGCCAATGGTATGAAGCTGATCTGAATTATAACTGTGGGCATCGCGGTGCCGACCGTTTGCTATACTCTTCAGATGGCATGATTTATGTCACGCGAGATCACTACAAAAGCTTTCAAGAAATTAATTAA
- the yjgA gene encoding ribosome biogenesis factor YjgA: MAKQPEDWLDDVPAPQDEDDDEIIWVSKSEIKRDAEILKKLGAELVELSKSELERIPLDAQLLESIELAQKIKREGRRRQLQYIGKLLRSRDVDPITEALDKLKNRHNQQVVILHKLEDLRIRLVEDGDSVIEEVVALFPHADRQQLRALVRNAKKERESNKPPKAFRQIFQYLKELSESA; encoded by the coding sequence ATGGCCAAACAGCCTGAAGACTGGCTGGATGATGTACCAGCGCCACAAGATGAAGACGATGATGAGATCATTTGGGTCAGTAAAAGTGAAATTAAGCGCGATGCTGAAATTCTAAAAAAACTGGGCGCGGAGCTCGTTGAATTAAGCAAAAGTGAACTTGAGCGCATTCCACTCGATGCTCAGTTACTTGAATCCATTGAACTGGCACAAAAAATTAAGCGTGAAGGTCGCCGTCGTCAACTGCAATATATTGGCAAGTTGCTACGTTCTCGTGATGTTGATCCTATTACTGAAGCATTAGATAAACTAAAAAATCGTCATAACCAGCAGGTTGTCATTCTACATAAGCTTGAGGACCTACGTATTCGCCTTGTTGAAGATGGCGACAGTGTGATTGAAGAAGTGGTTGCTCTATTCCCTCATGCAGATAGACAACAGCTCAGAGCGCTCGTGCGCAACGCCAAGAAAGAACGTGAAAGTAACAAACCGCCGAAAGCTTTCCGTCAAATCTTCCAATACCTAAAAGAGCTATCTGAAAGCGCGTAA
- the pmbA gene encoding metalloprotease PmbA, translating to MNLTEQVSEQRKKLEDAVAQALSFAKSRCDAAEVAVNKSTGISVSTRQGEVENVEFNSDGALGITVYHNQRKGSASSTDLSPAAIERTVQAAVDIARYTSEDPCAGPAEKSLLAFEAPDLQLFQASDITPEEAIKLASQAEMAALQVDSRIVNTEGGSFNGHYGVRVFGNSHGMLQSYCSSRYSMSSCVIAEQNGDMERDYAYTIGRSLSALKSPEWVGQECARRTLARLSPRKLPTMKAPVIFAAEVATGLFGHLVGAISGSSIYRKSSFLLDSLGKQILPEWLTINEQPHLIGGLASSPFDSEGVRTTERNIIEKGVLQTWLMTSYSARKLGLQSTGHAGGIHNWRIAGQGLSFEALLKQMGTGLIVTELMGQGVSGITGDYSRGASGFWVENGEIQYPVSEITIAGNLKEMWANMVTIADDIETRSNIQCGSVLLPEMSIAGQ from the coding sequence ATGAATTTAACTGAACAAGTCAGTGAACAACGTAAAAAACTGGAAGATGCGGTCGCACAAGCGCTCTCTTTTGCAAAAAGCCGTTGTGATGCGGCTGAAGTCGCGGTGAATAAAAGCACTGGAATTAGTGTCAGTACCCGCCAAGGTGAAGTAGAGAATGTTGAATTCAATAGTGATGGGGCGCTGGGGATCACGGTTTATCACAATCAACGTAAAGGTAGTGCGTCTTCTACCGATTTAAGCCCAGCAGCCATTGAACGCACAGTACAAGCCGCTGTCGATATTGCTCGTTATACGTCGGAAGACCCTTGTGCTGGCCCTGCTGAAAAATCACTACTCGCTTTTGAAGCGCCTGACCTACAATTATTTCAGGCTAGCGACATTACACCAGAGGAAGCGATAAAGTTAGCATCACAAGCCGAGATGGCAGCGCTTCAGGTCGATTCACGTATTGTGAATACGGAAGGTGGCAGCTTTAATGGTCATTATGGTGTTCGCGTGTTTGGTAACTCACACGGTATGCTACAAAGCTATTGTTCAAGTCGTTATTCTATGTCGAGCTGTGTGATTGCGGAACAAAATGGTGATATGGAACGCGATTATGCTTATACCATTGGACGCAGCTTGAGTGCTTTGAAATCACCAGAATGGGTGGGGCAAGAGTGCGCTCGTCGTACATTGGCACGCTTATCACCAAGAAAGCTGCCAACAATGAAGGCTCCCGTTATTTTTGCTGCTGAAGTGGCGACAGGGCTGTTTGGTCATCTTGTTGGGGCAATCAGCGGTAGCAGTATTTATCGTAAATCCTCTTTCTTATTGGATAGCCTTGGCAAGCAAATTTTGCCTGAATGGCTAACCATCAATGAACAGCCTCATTTAATCGGTGGACTCGCCTCATCACCATTTGATAGTGAAGGTGTGCGTACTACTGAGCGCAATATTATTGAAAAGGGTGTGCTGCAAACTTGGTTGATGACTTCCTATTCAGCTAGAAAGTTGGGGCTACAAAGTACAGGACATGCAGGGGGCATCCATAACTGGCGCATTGCAGGGCAAGGTTTATCATTTGAAGCGCTGTTAAAACAAATGGGCACAGGCCTAATTGTCACTGAATTGATGGGGCAGGGAGTCAGTGGGATCACGGGGGATTATTCGCGTGGTGCCTCCGGTTTTTGGGTCGAAAATGGTGAGATCCAATACCCAGTGAGCGAAATTACTATTGCGGGTAACCTTAAAGAGATGTGGGCGAATATGGTTACTATCGCAGATGATATTGAAACGCGAAGCAATATTCAGTGTGGTTCAGTACTACTGCCTGAAATGAGCATTGCAGGCCAATAA
- a CDS encoding barstar family protein produces MSRPVVIFNFQQISSIEDFYRQFELQFSLPDWFGKNLDALWDSVSAGIELPVTIVFTHLSDEQKSTFDDIIAMMHDAHDLWGDDLIFVCENDDEQSGCEKQI; encoded by the coding sequence ATGAGCCGTCCTGTTGTTATCTTTAATTTTCAACAAATTAGTAGCATTGAGGATTTTTATCGCCAATTTGAGCTGCAATTTTCATTGCCAGATTGGTTTGGTAAAAACCTTGATGCGTTGTGGGATAGTGTGTCAGCAGGTATCGAATTGCCTGTTACTATCGTCTTTACTCATCTTAGCGATGAGCAAAAATCGACGTTTGACGATATCATCGCGATGATGCACGATGCGCATGATTTATGGGGGGATGACCTAATATTTGTGTGTGAAAATGATGATGAACAATCAGGCTGTGAAAAACAGATCTAA
- the hpf gene encoding ribosome hibernation promoting factor, whose product MEFQITGHNIEVTPALRETVEKKIKKLEQLFDRINGIQVVLKVEKVQQIAEATVQVNGAELHASAEENDMYAAIDLLVDKLSRQLTKHKEKLRQH is encoded by the coding sequence ATGGAATTTCAGATTACTGGACACAATATCGAAGTCACCCCTGCATTGCGTGAAACTGTTGAGAAAAAAATCAAAAAATTGGAGCAATTATTTGATCGTATCAATGGTATTCAAGTCGTTTTAAAAGTTGAAAAAGTTCAGCAGATTGCTGAAGCAACTGTGCAGGTGAATGGTGCAGAACTCCATGCGTCAGCTGAAGAAAACGACATGTACGCAGCAATCGACCTACTGGTAGACAAATTGTCACGCCAGTTAACCAAACATAAAGAAAAACTGAGACAACACTAG
- the rnk gene encoding nucleoside diphosphate kinase regulator has product MTKPTIIINDLDAERLDALLEQAAYAGTPVADALNDELDRADILSPQEIPADVVTMNSTVRFLDLISNEERTRTLVYPASLKDSAEQLSVMAPIGAALLGLRVNDEISWALPNGVETRVRVLEIIYQPEAAGEFHR; this is encoded by the coding sequence ATGACAAAGCCAACAATTATTATCAATGATTTAGATGCAGAGCGCCTAGACGCACTATTGGAACAAGCTGCTTATGCAGGTACCCCAGTTGCTGACGCATTGAATGATGAACTTGATCGTGCAGATATCCTGTCACCACAGGAAATTCCTGCTGACGTCGTCACAATGAACAGTACTGTGCGTTTTCTTGATTTAATCAGCAATGAAGAACGCACGCGTACGTTGGTTTATCCAGCATCATTAAAAGATAGTGCGGAACAACTCTCTGTAATGGCACCCATTGGCGCTGCTTTACTTGGTTTACGTGTCAATGATGAGATCAGTTGGGCATTACCTAATGGTGTTGAAACTCGCGTTAGAGTACTTGAAATTATTTATCAGCCAGAAGCGGCTGGTGAGTTTCACCGTTAA
- the lptB gene encoding LPS export ABC transporter ATP-binding protein: MATLTAENLAKAYKKRKVVEDVSLEVKSGEIVGLLGPNGAGKTTTFYMVVGIVQRDAGKITIDGEDISLLPLHERARRGIGYLPQEASIFRRLSVYDNLMAVLEIRHDLNSDQRKTRAEELMEEFSITHLRDSIGQSLSGGERRRVEIARALAANPKFILLDEPFAGVDPISVLDIKKIIQHLRDYGLGVLITDHNVRETLDVCERAYIVSQGHLIAHGTPEMILENEQVKRVYLGEGFRL, translated from the coding sequence ATGGCGACATTAACCGCTGAGAATCTGGCAAAAGCCTATAAAAAACGCAAGGTCGTTGAAGATGTCAGCCTTGAGGTGAAGTCTGGTGAAATTGTTGGTTTACTTGGCCCTAATGGTGCGGGTAAGACGACCACCTTTTATATGGTGGTCGGAATCGTCCAGCGAGATGCAGGTAAGATTACCATTGATGGCGAAGATATTAGCCTGTTGCCTCTTCATGAACGCGCACGCCGTGGTATTGGCTATCTGCCTCAAGAAGCCTCAATTTTTCGCCGCTTGAGCGTTTATGATAACCTGATGGCAGTGCTAGAAATACGTCATGACTTAAATTCAGACCAACGTAAAACACGTGCTGAAGAGCTAATGGAAGAGTTTAGTATCACCCATTTGCGCGATAGTATTGGTCAATCGTTGTCAGGTGGGGAACGTCGCCGTGTTGAAATTGCTCGCGCATTAGCCGCGAATCCGAAATTTATCTTGTTAGATGAGCCGTTTGCTGGTGTTGACCCAATTTCAGTATTAGATATCAAAAAAATCATCCAACATTTACGTGACTATGGTCTGGGCGTGTTGATCACCGACCATAACGTGCGAGAAACACTCGATGTCTGTGAAAGAGCTTATATTGTGAGCCAAGGGCACCTGATAGCACACGGAACACCTGAGATGATCCTCGAAAATGAACAAGTCAAACGCGTTTATTTAGGGGAAGGCTTCCGTCTATAA